A single Marinobacter sp. es.042 DNA region contains:
- a CDS encoding DUF4105 domain-containing protein, with the protein MSTLELDGDRAASIEPDDRFSDLSRLVTGEQGSDAEFLIELTKYRSDTSYKCRHPAYAYYFSQRLGEPLDYGECPPTVPFYLLDREKGGYQFSVAPDLVRSIHIMFASPGESVASQFGHLSMRLIVCPSGSSSDAECNENIFDHVVLGYVARINELEMSLIKGAFGGYDAHLTGFSFMEAYRTNTLLADRNLFSIPLNLRPEQTEQVVRELSEIHWSFRGDYRFFTNNCATLLQETLAGLLEPAEGERTVPGNLETGYVRPDSFFKALRRSELADDRVLDSLERAEQEGFYFSSTRPYYERAFELVSQTADWNSPSSLDEYLSTPANKRLLTALRSDELLEVYAHDQHAREAHLLLEERALISLEQARLQSLMSLLGDPEIMASLQNGLNEMEPDTHRRWFEQCVLQPVRKLQGRLPVSKGIPGPEFMQLFPSVGTGCDQPESQVIAKRLVNDWLPEGHGSVRALRNLSLEIEQTHENLAYLRTL; encoded by the coding sequence TTGAGTACGCTTGAGTTGGATGGCGATCGTGCCGCATCGATAGAACCTGATGACCGATTTTCGGATCTGAGCAGGCTGGTGACAGGAGAGCAGGGCAGCGATGCAGAGTTCCTGATTGAACTCACGAAGTACCGCTCCGATACGTCCTATAAATGTCGGCACCCGGCCTATGCCTACTATTTCTCCCAAAGGCTGGGTGAGCCCCTGGACTATGGAGAGTGTCCTCCAACCGTGCCTTTTTATCTGCTGGATCGTGAGAAAGGCGGATATCAGTTCTCCGTAGCGCCGGATCTTGTCCGCAGCATACACATAATGTTTGCCTCACCTGGCGAGTCGGTTGCCTCGCAATTCGGTCATCTTTCTATGCGACTCATCGTCTGCCCCTCCGGGTCCTCGAGCGATGCCGAGTGCAACGAAAACATTTTCGATCATGTAGTTCTTGGCTACGTTGCCCGAATCAATGAACTTGAGATGAGCCTGATCAAAGGCGCGTTCGGCGGATACGACGCCCATCTGACCGGCTTTTCCTTTATGGAAGCCTACCGAACCAACACCTTGCTTGCGGACAGGAACCTGTTTTCAATACCCCTGAATTTGCGCCCTGAACAAACCGAACAAGTGGTTCGGGAGTTATCGGAGATTCACTGGAGCTTCAGGGGTGATTACCGCTTTTTCACAAATAATTGCGCAACGCTACTGCAAGAAACTCTGGCTGGCTTGCTGGAACCGGCGGAGGGTGAACGGACAGTGCCCGGTAACCTGGAAACCGGGTATGTGCGCCCCGACTCTTTTTTCAAAGCGCTCAGGCGCAGCGAACTGGCTGATGACCGTGTTCTCGACTCTCTGGAAAGGGCGGAGCAGGAAGGATTCTACTTTTCCAGCACTCGTCCCTATTACGAACGGGCGTTCGAACTGGTCAGCCAGACTGCGGACTGGAATTCGCCCTCATCACTTGATGAATACTTAAGCACACCGGCCAACAAGCGCCTGCTGACCGCTTTGAGATCCGACGAGCTGTTGGAAGTCTACGCCCATGACCAGCATGCCAGGGAGGCTCATTTGCTGCTGGAGGAAAGGGCGCTGATCAGCCTTGAACAGGCCCGGCTCCAATCACTGATGAGCCTTTTAGGCGACCCTGAAATTATGGCGTCGCTTCAGAACGGTTTGAATGAGATGGAGCCCGATACCCATCGGCGGTGGTTTGAACAGTGTGTCCTTCAGCCGGTTCGGAAGCTCCAGGGGCGTTTGCCGGTGTCGAAGGGAATACCGGGCCCCGAATTCATGCAGCTGTTTCCATCGGTCGGGACAGGCTGCGATCAGCCAGAATCTCAAGTTATTGCCAAACGGCTGGTAAATGACTGGCTGCCCGAGGGGCACGGGAGTGTCCGGGCGTTGAGAAATCTCAGCCTTGAAATCGAACAGACCCACGAAAACCTTGCCTACCTGAGGACGCTTTAA